Proteins from a single region of Pungitius pungitius chromosome 4, fPunPun2.1, whole genome shotgun sequence:
- the mpc1 gene encoding mitochondrial pyruvate carrier 1, whose amino-acid sequence MAATIARKAIDHLKSKEFREYLTSTHFWGPVANWGLPIAAITDMKKSPEIISGRMTFALSCYSLLFMRFAYKVQPRNWLLFACHLTNESAQLIQGSRLIKYNLEKKKQS is encoded by the exons ATGGCAGCGACAATTGCACGGAAAGCTATTGACCACCTGAAGAGCAAAGAGTTCAGGGAATATTTGACAAG CACG CATTTCTGGGGACCTGTAGCAAACTGGGGTCTTCCCATAGCCGCCATCACAGACATGAAGAAGAGCCCTGAGATTATCAGTGGCAGGATGACCTTCG cTCTGTCCTGCTACTCGCTGCTCTTCATGAGGTTCGCCTACAAGGTTCAGCCACGCAACTGGCTTCTGTTTGCTTGCCATTTGACCAATGAGTCAGCACAACTAATCCAGGGAAGTCGTCTCATCAAATACAA cttggagaagaagaagcaatcATAG
- the chs1 gene encoding chitin synthase 1, translating into MEEIKYRGKKREGRHRDTWDPFQLNPIGAEKESKRRCFQLAQYMVAVLVGLAVLTSAVVAKGSLLVLSTLSSPTSMRSPKEKQFYMLMLVFCLVFPNILVFMKSLWRCAFKSFVKPNMKTMSFIFAIECLVSLGTSTLVLVVMPQFDVLTNLFISGGVCIVSAILQIIYRLQRETWKIVFPICSLILTVAGYCLLGIDYYVRVSSFVDRQSADCFIYVGIGIFASLLVSLCWWENPLQATNSMQETLTELDGFRDFVFVISSILRILVIGAVYLIYHVLIEKSITWSDFNLQDKDWELLQIGLVLLFLQAFCSAACHWFGVVACKIHSVKMSFALPVCFTGPAVLLLGLILFITQAQSLQGAQSGSITEFCESLIHLNNKNTTPVVLLEITRSICRTSLNSYYLQWPFSMLALEGVCMWSGFVSCTYYVWKIKVQRIERTSQLFVRRLYESAFIDLSLLLNTKMKVPRAQNQESGDDMQKCVIYLCATMWHETYDEMLKILTSMFRLDRYRGDPNKEHSDCFDFECHIYVDDAFMTEKETGHRLVNSYVTDLIHVVIEVYRVFTNKEPDDVSIIMTPYGGRMMFVMPDGNMLYVHLKDKNLIKNKKRWSQIMYMYYLLGWKGYIVKNPQKMTRQHNPSRESMVSMYGDIFVLPQHDNDYKRKFISDDNTYILALDGDTDFQPKAVILLVDRLRMYSNVGAACGRIHPTGMGPMVWYQKFEYAVGHWLQKTAEHVLGSVLCSPGCFSLFRGSALMDDNVMKRYTTTATRASEYVQYDQGEDRWLCTLLLQQGWRVEYNAASDAYTNSPEEFKEFYNQRRRWGPSTLANTLDLLHSGPETVKRNSSISRLYIFYQMFTVGSSILGPASVTLMIAGAFQFVFRIAGTTSIIIASVPPVFYIIVCFVAKANNQITIAAIMSILYAFLMTASFFSIIGDMVVQGTFLTPTGLFLVSMAIMYAVTAILHPEEWGMIIYGLMYFICIPSGYLLLTIYSLVNMHIVSWGTRESSKGEGEVKKNHNMLCDRNCTLCCWDVKLQVTQESEKLMLLHMPGQTAQQTPALGITNPYSLIQNAEPEATVDTKTEKDVEEVKKHPGDKHKGMVVKGNDAASVSSDDTLYKNSITPSLSDQGDVEEDDDLMIAAIGEKELTVKEWVKPVKEEFLKKLTYANMKRNLQEQIRYTFHNNKDADDVCEELVLMLTDTLSRELSGVGPEDVLPETKLEELGCSLEEHARRILRINQMENLEDRVKVAIKKTLTAPQIKNLDEGEQDFWNKLLERYLTPIVDTKAHTEEITRELKSLRNKAVFLYFIINVLWVVATYFLQAIGTDVLSIKIPKLFPNGTETGQNLNVEPLSLMFLFSFAILLIIQFVAMLYHRVYTLIHVVAYRSSEKNYKEKIEEEEDDCLTLENEDGLSFSNDDL; encoded by the exons ATGGAGGAAATCAAATACAgagggaagaaaagagagggaagaCACAG ggaTACGTGGGATCCGTTCCAGCTAAACCCAATCGGAGCTGAGAAGGAGAGCAAGAGAAGATGTTTCCAACTGGCCCAGTACATGGTGGCTGTTCTTGTTGGTTTAGCCGTCTTGACCAGCGCCGTCGTTGCAAAG GGCTCTCTCTTGGTATTATCAACCTTGTCGAGTCCAACCTCCATGCGAAGCCCAAAGGAAAAGCAGTTCTACATGCTGATGTTGGTTTTCTGCCTGGTCTTCCCCAACATCCTGGTGTTTATGAAGTCACTGTGGAGGTGTGCCTTCAAGAGCTTTGTAAAACCCAACATGAAGACCATGTCGTTT ATATTTGCCATTGAGTGTCTGGTGTCTCTTGGTACTTCGACCCTGGTGCTAGTGGTCATGCCTCAGTTTGATGTGTTGACCAATCTCTTCATCAGCGGAGGAGTCTGTATTGTTTCTGCCATTCTGCAGATAATATACAGACTACAGAGAGAAACATGGAAAATCGTGTTCCCGATCTGCTCCCTCATTCTTACAGTCGCTG GTTACTGCCTCCTGGGGATCGACTACTATGTGCGTGTGTCATCATTCGTGGATCGACAGAGCGCCGACTGCTTCATCTACGTTGGAATTGGAATTTTCGCTTCCCTCCTGGTCTCTCTGTGCTGGTGGGAAAATCCGCTGCAAGCTACTAATAGCATGCAG gAAACGCTGACAGAATTGGATGGTTTCAGggactttgtgtttgtcatcaGCAGTATTCTGAGGATACTAGTGATCG GAGCGGTGTACCTAATCTACCATGTGCTCATTGAGAAATCCATCACCTGGTCAGACTTTAACCTGCAGGATAAGGACTGGGAATTACTGCAGATAGGACTGGTGCTGCTATTCCTACAG GCCTTCTGCTCAGCAGCGTGCCACTGGTTCGGTGTGGTGGCCTGTAAGATTCATTCAGTCAAGATGAGTTTTGCGCTGCCAGTTTGTTTCACAGGACCCGCGGTGCTCCTGCTGGGACTCATTCTTTTCATAACGCAGGCACAAAGTCTACAGGGAGCACAGAGCGGGAGCATCACAG agTTTTGTGAAAGCCTCATCCACTTGAACAATAAGAACACAACCCCTGTGGTTTTACTGGAAATCACAAGGAGCATTTGTCGGACTTCACTTAAcag CTATTACTTGCAATGGCCTTTTTCAATGCTGGCACTGGAGGGAGTGTGCATGTGGTCGGGCTTCGTCTCGTGTACCTACTATGTATGGAAGATCAAG GTCCAGCGCATAGAGAGAACCTCTCAGCTCTTTGTTCGCCGACTCTATGAATCCGCTTTTATTGACCTGTCTCTGCTGCTCAACACCAAGATGAAGGTGCCGCGAGCCCAAAACCAAGAGAG CGGTGATGACATGCAGAAATGTGTGATCTATCTCTGCGCCACCATGTGGCATGAGACCTACGATGAAATGCTGAAAATTCTCACCTCTATGTTCAG GCTGGACCGCTACCGAGGAGATCCAAATAAGGAACATAGCGACTGTTTTGACTTTGAGTGTCACATTTATGTAGATGATGCCTTCATGACTGAAAAGGAAACAGGACATAGGCTGGTTAACTCTTACGTTACTGACTTGATCCATGTGGTCATAGAGGTTTACAG GGTGTTTACCAACAAAGAACCAGATGATGTGTCGATCATTATGACCCCCTACGGTGGCAGGATGATGTTTGTTATGCCAGATGGCAACATGCTCTACGTTCATCTAAAAGACAAGAATCTCATCAAGAACAAGAAACGGTGGTCCCAG ATCATGTACATGTACTATCTACTCGGCTGGAAGGGCTACATCGTCAAGAACCCTCAAAAGATGACA cGCCAGCACAACCCATCGAGGGAGAGCATGGTCTCCATGTATGGAGATATTTTTGTGCTGCCCCAGCATGACAATGACTACAAGAGAAAATTCATCTCAGATGACAACACTTACATCCTGGCTCTGGACGGAGACACAGACTTCCAACCAAAAGCTGTGATTCTGCTTGTAGACAG GTTGAGGATGTATAGCAACGTAGGTGCAGCATGTGGTAGGATCCATCCGACTGGCATGG GTCCCATGGTGTGGTACCAGAAGTTTGAGTATGCAGTGGGCCATTGGCTACAGAAGACAGCAGAGCACGTGCTTGGCTCCGTGCTGTGCAGTCCAGGATGCTTCAGTCTGTTTAGAGGATCAGCTCTAATGGATGATAATGTGATGAAGAGATACACAACTACTGCAACCAGAGCTTCGGAATATGTGCAGTATGACCAAG GGGAGGATCGTTGGTTGTGTACTTTGTTACTGCAACAAGGGTGGCGTGTGGAATACAATGCTGCATCAGATGCATACACCAACTCACCAGAAGAGTTCAAAGAGTTTTATAACCAGAGGAGACGATGGGGACCATCTACACTGGCTAATACACTGGACCTTCTGCACAG TGGTCCGGAAACAGTGAAGAGAAATTCATCCATCTCCAGGCTTTACATCTTCTACCAGATGTTCACCGTCGGCTCCTCTATCCTTGGTCCAGCCTCTGTGACTCTCATGATAGCAG GTGCCTTCCAGTTCGTCTTCAGAATCGCTGGCACAACTTCCATCATCATCGCAAGCGTTCCTCCTGTGTTCTACATCATCGTCTGTTTTGTCGCCAAGGCCAATAACCAGATCACCATTGCCGCCATCATGAGTATTCTGTATGCATTCCTCATgactgcatcttttttttctatcattG GTGACATGGTGGTACAGGGCACCTTCCTGACTCCTACCGGCCTGTTTTTGGTTTCGATGGCCATCATGTACGCCGTGACAGCGATACTGCACCCAGAGGAATGGG GAATGATCATCTATGGTCTGATGTATTTCATCTGTATCCCCAGTGGATACCTACTGCTGACCATCTACTCACTGGTTAACATGCACATTGTGTCGTGGGGCACAAGGGAATCCAGCAA gggagaaggagaggtgaAGAAGAACCATAATATGCTGTGTGACAGAAACTGTACCCTCTGTTGCTGGGACGTGAAGTTACAG GTAACACAGGAATCAGAGAAGCTGATGCTTCTTCACATGCCAGGCCAGACTGCCCAACAAACTCCTGCCCTTGGCATTACCAACCCGTACTCATTAATTCAAAATGCAGAGCCTGAAGCCACAGTtgatacaaaaacagaaaaagatgttGAAGAAGTTAAGAAACATCCCGGGGACAAACACAAGGGGATGGTAGTAAAAGGCAACGACGCTGCTTCCGTGAGCAG TGACGACACACTCTACAAAAACAGCATAACACCAAGCCTCTCCGACCAGGGGGATGTCGAGGAGGATGACGACTTAATGATCGCTGCCATTGGAGAAAAAGAGCTTACTGTAAAAG AGTGGGTAAAGCCAGTGAAAGAAGAATTTTTGAAGAAGCTGACTTATGCCAACATGAAGAGAAACCTACAGGAACAAATACG ATACACATTCCATAACAACAAAGATGCGGATGACGTGTGTGAGGAGTTGGTCCTGATGTTAACAGACACTCTTAGCAGAGAGCTAAGTGGAGTGGGGCCGGAAGACGTTCTGCCAGAAACCAAGCTGGAGGAGTTAGGATGTTCTCTGGAAGAGcat GCTCGGCGCATCCTCAGAATCAATCAAATGGAGAACTTAGAAGATCGAGTCAAGGTAGCGATCAAGAAAACGCTCACGGCACCGCAAATAAAAAACCTGGACGAG GGTGAGCAGGACTTCTGGAACAAGTTACTCGAACGCTACTTGACGCCCATCGTTGACACCAAAGCACACACGGAGGAAATCACCAGAGAACTCAAGTCACTGCGCAACAAG GCTGTGTTCCTGTACTTCATCATCAACGTGCTGTGGGTGGTTGCCACTTACTTCCTGCAGGCCATCGGAACCGACGTCCTCAGCATCAAGATCCCGAAGTTATTTCCAAACGGAACTGAAACTGGACAAAACCTCAAC GTGGAGCCTCTCAGTTTGatgttcctgttttcttttgccATTCTTCTCATTATCCAGTTTGTGGCCATGTTATAtcacag AGTCTACACTCTGATCCACGTGGTTGCATATCGCAGCTCGGAGAAAAActacaaagagaaaattgag gaggaagaagatgattGTTTGACTCTGGAGAACGAAGATGGACTTTCGTTTAGCAATGATGACCTGTAG
- the kifbp gene encoding KIF-binding protein has protein sequence MASVNSDEWRAVCHKFTNAQNLTLVESRNDPENEPFRSKYKARELLAEIYCALKSFEAGEEESGADSGGRPPTEPPVDGQREAGFGPGFGGDSPAGLRAARLGAIEYYLGVNHVDTEELSAGQEHLMNCIKLLERCSVSSENVSLFIHARNQLGILWAGRNETETSQGFLETAESNYQRYMKEDGSPPTDMTEYFTTEENLLTHQERTKRFELAYTHTMYYLAQVYKNLGETERAATYCHSTLQRQLQLNQFSPMEWALNAATLSQYYITKGLYMEGRHCLSAATVVSDLAGEAPSEAAAQESEAESERREQLRQKRAEIARCWIKYCLNLLQDSKKLLEDSIGELDTDRQEAMKMARRREEDEEEKGRKSALLFGSEDTFDSIASLEEKVCCSLPLDFTEARAVFLVGQNYVTQAKEYFEMDGYVTDHVEILQDHSALFRSLAFYEEDLERRCKMHKRRVDMLEPICNDLNAQYYLMIRRQMMFELAEIYNEMMDLKLTLANRQADSETLDSHTIKKFNHLCSASAKYFQMFLDSLCSPEGKIPEHLEEEVLRPALVARFRVARLYSRLISSSPSAQLENLDKSLEHYTYVVQYCEAHPEAVAAVETELELSKEMVGLLPLKINRLKAKMAANN, from the exons ATGGCGTCTGTGAACAGCGACGAGTGGAGAGCCGTTTGCCACAAATTCACCAACGCCCAGAACCTCACTCTTGTGGAATCACGAAACGACCCCGAAAATGAGCCGTTCCGCTCCAAATACAAGGCCAGGGAGCTCCTCGCAGAGATTTACTGCGCGCTCAAGAGCTTCGAGGCCGGCGAAGAGGAGAGCGGCGCGGACAGCGGCGGGCGGCCGCCGACGGAGCCCCCGGTGGACGGGCAGCGGGAGGCCGGGTTCGGGCCGGGCTTCGGGGGGGACTCGCCTGCCGGGCTGCGGGCCGCCAGACTCGGGGCCATCGAGTACTATCTGGGCGTCAACCACGTCGACACGGAGGAGCTGTCGGCCGGGCAGGAGCATCTGATGAACTGCATAAAACTGCTCGAGAGATGCAGCGTGTCGTCGGAGAACGTGTCTCTGTTCATCCACGCCAGG AACCAGTTGGGTATCCTGTGGGCAGGCCGGAATGAGACTGAGACATCTCAGGGATTCCTGGAAACAGCAGAATCCAACTACCAACGCTATATGAAGGAG gatggGAGTCCACCTACCGATATGACGGAGTACTTCACTACTGAGGAGAACCTGCTGACACATCAGGAAAGGACCAAGAG GTTTGAGTTGGCCTACACTCACACCATGTATTACCTTGCTCAAGTCTATAAAAACCTTG GTGAAACTGAGCGGGCTGCCACCTACTGCCACAGCACCCTGCAGAGACAGCTGCAGTTAAATCAGTTCAGTCCAATGGAGTGGGCTCTGAATGCCGCTACACTGTCACAATATTACATCACTAAG GGCCTTTACATGGAAGGGAGACATTGTCTCTCTGCAGCTACTGTCGTATCAGATTTAGCAGGGGAGGCTCCATCTGAGGCTGCAGCACAAGAAA GTGAGGCAGAGAGTGAGCGCAGGGAGCAGCTCAGACAGAAGAGAGCTGAGATTGCAAGATGTTGGATCAAATATTGTCTCAACCTCCTTCAGGACTcaaagaagctgctggag GACAGCATTGGGGAGCTCGACACTGATCGTCAAGAAGCGATGAAGATGGCGAGGAGACgtgaggaagacgaggaagagAAGGGCAGGAAAAGCGCGCTGCTGTTTGGCTCTGAGGACACTTTTGACTCCATTGCAAGTCTGGAAGAGAAG gtTTGCTGTTCGCTGCCATTAGACTTCACTGAGGCCAGAGCGGTTTTTCTGGTGGGACAGAATTATGTCACTCAG GCCAAGGAGTACTTTGAGATGGACGGCTATGTGACGGACCATGTAGAGATCTTGCAGGATCACAGTGCTCTGTTCCGCTCCCTTGCTTTCTACGAAGAAGATCTGGAGCGACGCTGCAAGATGCACAAACGCAGAGTTGACATGCTGGAGCCCATCTGCAATG ACTTGAACGCCCAGTACTACCTAATGATCCGCAGACAGATGATGTTTGAGTTGGCTGAGATCTACAATGAAATGATGGACCTAAAACTGACGCTGGCCAACAGACAAGCTGATTCAGAGACTCTAGATAGCCACACCATTAAGAAATTCAACCAtctctgctctgcctctgccaa ATACTTCCAGATGTTCCTAGACTCTCTGTGTTCTCCAGAGGGTAAAATTCCAGAGCACCTAGAAGAGGAGGTGCTCAGACCGGCTCTggtggcccgcttcagagtggCCCGGCTCTACAGCCGCCTGATCAGCTCTTCGCCCTCTGCTCAGCTGGAAAACCTCGACAAATCTCTGGAGCACTACAC ATACGTGGTGCAGTACTGTGAGGCCCACCCTGAGGCAGTCGCCGCTGTGGAGACGGAGCTGGAGCTGAGCAAAGAGATGGTCGGTCTGCTCCCGCTCAAAATCAACCGGCTCAAAGCAAAGATGGCTGCCAACAACTGA
- the ddx21 gene encoding nucleolar RNA helicase 2, whose translation MPTKMILETEDQAMDDNLDAVAEAKRLKKKNKEAKKLKNQMNLEEQEEQQDLDCEPPAPKKKKKKDSLPVDQVNDHNKEDTLINDISADTPEKMKKKAEGDSEKKKKKNKKAEAETNGHSIPDTPAPTPAQSSEDSASDSEKEMGETPEQKEGAFSNFRISQFTIDKLKARGATYLFDIQVKTFNPVYDGEDVIAQARTGTGKTFSFAIPLVEKLQSDSVALTRGRAPKVLVLTPTRELAIQVAKDFKDITRKLSLACFYGGSSYNPQLDAIRNGIDILVGTPGRIKDHLQNNKLDLSKLKHVVLDEVDTMLDMGFAEQVEEILSTSYEKDSDSNPQTLLFSATCPPWVYEVAKKYMRQECKHVDLIGKKTQKAATTVEHLAIACHWSQRAAVIGDVIQVYSGSHSRTIVFCETKKDANELSTNASIKQSAQSLHGDIPQKQREITLRGFRNGAFEVLVATNVAARGLDIPEVDLVVQCSPPKDVESYIHRSGRTGRAGRAGVCICFYQRKEEDQLRYVENKAGITFRRVGVPTANDIIKSSSKDAVRFLDSVPVTAVAYFRASAEKLIEERGAVDALAAALAHISGATSLEQRSLLNSDAGFTTVQMVCSQEMHNLGYAWKSIKEQLGEEFETHIQRMTYLKGKMGVCFDVPAGKVKEIMDGWTDGRRWQLTVATELPELEEKQFSNRGGGFGGGNRGGGFRGGRGRGFGGGGGGRSNGFRSGGFNSNVKGVHKRDFGEAFDY comes from the exons ATGCCGACAAAAATGATCTTAGAAACTGAAGATCAAGCCATGGATGACAACCTGGACGCCGTCGCGGAGGCTAAACGCCTAAAG aaaaagaacaaagaggcGAAGAAGCTGAAAAACCAGATGAActtggaggagcaggaagagcagcaggaccTGGACTGTGAACCTCCagcaccaaagaaaaaaaagaaaaaagactccCTTCCAGTGGACCAAGTCAACGACCACAACAAGGAGGACACACTCATAAACGACATCAGTGCTGACACGccagagaagatgaagaagaaggctGAAGGAGATTCCGAG aaaaaaaagaagaagaataagaaagCAGAGGCTGAAACAAACGGACATTCCATCCCAGACACCCCCGCACCCACACCGGCCCAGTCCAGTGAAGACTCGGCCAGCGACAGCGAAAAAGAAATG ggGGAGACACCAGAGCAGAAGGAAGGGGCCTTCTCCAACTTCAGGATTTCCCAATTCACTATTGATAAACTGAAAG CTCGGGGAGCCACTTACCTGTTTGACATTCAGGTGAAGACATTCAATCCTGTTTACGATGGCGAGGACGTCATTGCCCAAGCCcgaacaggaacaggaaagactTTCTCATTTGCCATCCCTTTGGTGGAGAAGCTGCAGTCGGATTCAGTGGCGTTGACTAGAGGCCGGGCTcccaag GTCTTGGTGTTAACTCCAACTAGAGAGTTGGCAATCCAGGTCGCAAAGGACTTCAAAGACATCACCAGGAAGCTGTCTCTCGCCTGTTTCTATGGAGGCAGCTCATACAACCCACAGC TTGATGCAATCCGAAATGGTATCGACATTTTGGTGGGCACACCCGGGCGCATCAAAGACCACCTCCAGAACAACAAACTGGACCTCTCTAAACTGAAACATGTTGTTTTGGATGAAGTTGACACAATGTTGGACATGGGATTTGCAGAACAGGTGGAAGAGATTTTGTCGACCTCATATGAGAAAG ATTCCGACTCCAACCCACAGACCCTTCTGTTTTCGGCCACCTGCCCTCCCTGGGTTTACGAGGTAGCCAAGAAGTACATGAGACAAGAGTGCAAACACGTAGATCTGATTggcaagaaaacacagaaagctGCAACAACTGTAGAA CATCTGGCCATAGCGTGTCACTGGTCGCAGCGTGCAGCTGTAATCGGGGATGTGATCCAGGTTTACAGCGGCAGCCACAGCAGGACCATCGTGTTCTGTGAAACCAAGAAAGATGCCAACGAACTTTccacaaatgcatccatcaaaCAG AGTGCCCAGTCCCTCCATGGTGACATTCCTCAGAAACAGCGAGAGATAACGCTGAGGGGCTTCAGGAACGGGGCGTTTGAGGTTCTGGTTGCCACCAACGTTGCAGCCCGTGGATTAGACATCCCCGAAGTCGACCTGGTGGTCCAGTGTTCTCCACCAAAG GATGTGGAGTCATACATCCATCGCTCTGGACGTACGGGCCGAGCCGGCAGGGCTGGAGTCTGCATCTGTTTCTaccagaggaaagaggaggaccAGCTGCGCTACGTAGAAAACAAAGCC GGTATCACATTCAGACGAGTTGGCGTTCCCACTGCAAACGATATCATCAAGTCCTCGAGCAAGGACGCTGTCAG GTTTCTGGACTCTGTTCCAGTCACAGCTGTCGCGTACTTCAGAGCCTCAGCGGAGAAGCTgatagaggagagaggagcagttGATGCACTGGCTGCTGCCCTGGCACATATCTCTGGAGCCACCAGCCTCGAGCAGAGGTCACTGCTCAACTCTGATGCT ggTTTCACCACTGTGCAGATGGTGTGTTCTCAGGAGATGCATAATCTGGGTTATGCTTGGAAATCCATCAAAGAGCAGCTTGGAGAAGAGTTTGAGACCCACATTCAGAGAATGACCTACCTCAAAGGCAAAATG GGCGTTTGTTTTGATGTCCCAGCTGGCAAAGTCAAAGAGATTATG GATGGCTGGACCGACGGTCGCCGTTGGCAACTGACTGTAGCCACAGAGCTCCCAGAACTGGAGGAGAAGCAGTTCAGTAACCGCGGAGGAGGCTTCGGTGGTGGAAACCGCGGTGGAGGCTTCAGAGGTGGTAGAGGTCGTGGTtttggaggaggtggtggtggccgTAGTAACGGGTTTCGCAGCGGTGGCTTCAACAGCAACGTCAAAGGAGTACACAAACGCGACTTCGGAGAAGCTTTTGATTATTGA